The Spodoptera frugiperda isolate SF20-4 chromosome 8, AGI-APGP_CSIRO_Sfru_2.0, whole genome shotgun sequence DNA segment tactattGAAATAACTTGCTTTATCTGTTATTTGATAGGTTTTACTACCGTACGTTTCAATAGTAtactgtgcccgacagggtccataattgtgacttaatactgtattttctaacacctatgtacattatggatgcaataaatacttgaatactagTACATGAGTTAATTGATCCCAGATGTCAAGATTGTCCCATTAACAATCATATTGAACTTTATCAGAGCTTGTTATGAAGGTATAGCTAGGTAGATACAAGgagacattttaataaatgcaTAATAGATAGTAGCcaacattttactttattgcattttagtaatttgtagttttactaacatattttttttagcatTTTAGCATTTATCAATCATTACATTCTATTGTctttttgatttaatatttataatttttattgcagTTTCCAAATAATTTCTACAATAAAACGAAGTTCCAAAGAAAATAACACATACTCAGACTGTCTAAtccaatgattttattatacacttatAAATATACCATGACAAAGCATTCTCTAGTTAACCAGTAGGTGTTCACTTGGCGGCCGTCTCGTTGATGGGGTCCAGCTTGGGCTCCTCGAATTTGAAGGTAGGGAATGAGGTCATGTCCACTCCGGAGCCACCACCATACTGCTTCTCCAGCTTCTCCAACTCCTGTTTCATTTCCTTAGCAATAGCCGGGCTGACTTCCATCTTGCCACCACTGGAAttgaacatattttgtataattttattgtaactttcgtgagacatactaaattaattataatattttgtataagttaATGGTCATGACCATTAACTATCATTTGACTGTGTTTGACGTTTGAATATGCACTCAATTcagtactattattttattattgaatctGAATGTAAAAAATACAGCCACGAGTGTATGCTGTGTTTGTcacttattaatataaattttcttataccataaagagGTAAGATAAATGTGCACATACCCACTTTTTATATGTGATAAACATGTGTATAATTGTATTGCATCTTAATTTAATGTGACAACAATAAGCGTAACACATTTTACGTTAGGATCTTTTGAGGCAACTTTTATTATACAATCGGCCCTGGTAATTTTGCAATGAATCAAACATTAGTCTCAATGTTTACATGCTGTCAACATTATAATCACATTAATGCCATCTGCAAATCACACTTCATTAATTTCTACCAGCGTCCTATATACTGATTATCTAAGCTGGTTTGGCTGGAAGGTCAAAGTTACTTCAACTTACGCGCTCTTCTGTTTGTACTCGCGGATTTTGTCGAGGAACAACTGCTGGATTGGGTCAGTAGCCTTCTGCGCGGCCGCCAGGTTCCTGGTGACCATCACAGAGGTCTGTGCTACCTTCACACCACCCAATAGCCTGGAAGTGAGCATCTGAAACCAACATAACCTCTTATAAGAGTTACATAACTTCGGTCACAAAATTTCGCAGCCATCACttttaatatgatttaaagactcctaaattatatatttataaagttttacaTCCAAAATCACTGATAATAATTGAATAAGGTACCTTTTCGTATATGCGCTTGTCTGGCCCTTTTGACAAGTTTGACAGTGGAGTAGAATTTTTTAATCGATCAgatgaagaatattttttgtggcaCAGACAATAACATAAAATGCCTATTTACAATGTAATGCAcaacaatagtttttaaattatcggGGTTTCTGAATATAAAATCTCACATACATTACAAaggtagtaaataatataaagaattctaatatatttttaagaaattctctataaaattataattttgctcGTGCGCAAAAGCTAACATGTCAAACGTCTGCCGTCACTATACAAACGTCAAATAATTGTCaatatgtcaatgtcaatgcatTGTTGTCAATGTCATTCAGTTTATTTTGTTGTCGACTCGATCGATGCTTGGCCGCacgattttataaataataactgcgGTTATAAGTGAAATTTGCTTACAGATGCTTTGATATTAAATTCCAAGAACTGGACTATACATATGTTGGGTTAAAGAATGGACAGAGGAAAAATGCCTTCAGCGGGTCGGGGAGCTAAGAGCAAGGCTCCGCAGCACCCACAAGATATCTTCGCGTTGGGCAGTAAGTCCACTGTGGTGGTCTCCAGGGACCCTGAGAAGAGGAACATCCATAAACCTTCTACCAGTAGTACGTACGACCATTGCTTTGGAGATTTCTAATCGTTTCTTCATGAGAAAAAATGCATGCCTCTCAAGCCTCTCCTTACAATGTTCCTAAGCTTGCTCTCCTAATGACACTATATTGTTGTGCTACCTATTTGTAAAATGTACTGTCCAAGACAATTATATAACTTAGATTGCACAAAATATATTCGTTTTAATAATTACAGGTGTAGAACGCAAAAGAGAACCGTCAGGGTTTGGAAGCCAGCCGCCCAGCAAGCGTGCGAGGATTGGTTCACCTGCTGAGGCAGTTGGGGGCACATCTCTTGAAGTAGACCCGGTAGACCTGGTGCCTAATGTATTACAGGCTTTGGACACACATAACTCTGACAAGCTGGTATGAACTGTTGTCTAAACATAAATTGCAACCTTACTgctatgtatattattaatttattaaccaaaacatagtatttttaaagtaaatctaTTTTAACACCACAAATAACTTTACATAccatataatacatacaaaccTGTATTTTTCTTTACAGTTAGGCCTGCTGACAGGCTCTATACGTCTCCTCAAATCCCAGCGTTCCAAACCAGACCCGATACTATGTATGGGCTTACTATACCTGACCAAAATACGACCGAACATGTTTGCACATGAGACGGTCACGCAGAGCCTCTGTACGCTACTGAAGAGGGAACAAGGAGCTGCATTCAAGAACAAAGGGAATCCACTTGTGTATATACTGGCGTGTAACATGCTGTACGCTGGACACAGGGAGAGCAACAACTGGCCTGATATATTTATTAAGGTTTGTGTTTGAGTTACTATGCTCATCTCATCATCTCTTGTTGGAATCATCTGATACATAATGTCTCTAAGAGGTTATTTTCTAAATCAGTTATTGAACAAATAGTGCCACATGTGCATTGCTATTTAACCTTCTAAATATTGTGTCTTGCTTGCATCTTCACTACTGCAAATCAgagtttaataattaatatggaCAGTATTACAGATGGTAAAGTAGGTTCCAGTACATCTGAAAATATATTTGGTCATGATTGTCTCTTCAGGTTTACATCGAGGATGCCCTGAATGAGCGTTGCTGGGTGGAATGTTCATGGTGCAAATGCTTCGTGGAGAATGTGGTGACTGCGTTCAGCACCAAGCAGCCACCGTCACACCTCATACCCACTGATAACACCTTGGGTAAGTTCTCTGATGTTTTTAGATAAATACCATGTTCATAAGaggaaatgtaattaattttgtatttgtatgatTCAAGCAATCTCTGTAATAGGTAAGCTATGAAAATTACACTCACACTAagacaataatacaataaaattatctccTGACTGAGTACTTTATGgagaaaaaaacatacacatcGCTCTTGGTGGTATATGGCCAgatggtatttattattattcttatttacaGGAACTATGTCTCCATCAGGGTCGGGCTCCCCGCTAATGGGTAGTACAGAGGAAGACCCAGACAATATGGAGCTGGAATACTCGGTGTTTCCAAGGTAACAATAATATCCTTACAATATtagcttttattattataaatactggATAGCCTAGGTCCAGACTATGTAGCCCAAAGTATCAAACATATTTAAtagactttcaactttattgcaagtacataaaattaagaatcaattaactttttttactttaatgtccTAACATCAAGTTCACTTGTTTTTATGTTGTGGTTACAGGTATTCTAGTAGCTATGAGGCGGTGGAGACACTCGTCCTGGAAGCCATCAAGGAACAGATCCAGCGTCGCTCGGCGGCGCCCGACGCCATCGGCAAGGGATTCCTCAAGCTACTGTCTGCCACGTGCGGCTTCCCAGAGGTGCGTATCGTCACATCATAGAgttgaatgtttttttattttaatgttgcctcacactaggattttctcctgtgtcgggggtgcgtttacaaacattcaatttcacATGACACCCCACATCACAGATGCTACATGTGGTAATCGAAACCGCGCCAATcatacaatttataaattaacattaGGGTAGTAGACTAGTATCTTTTATTCTAAAGATCAAGCATAAATTGACCACTTTTCTGACAGAACGATGTTACTACAGTCTTTGTGATTTTCTGACGTGATATTAGCTCATATTGGTAGCTATTAGCTACCCATATGTTTTTGTGTCTGAATTGTTTCttgttatattttcatttataatattgacatGTTTGGtaattgttatttgattttgtataaaaatttacTTTATTCTACTTTTACTATATAATTTGTATGCCCTATGTGGCGGATCACGGCATGAGCCTAAGACCTAAGATTATTACCTAAGACCATTATGTAACCTGTGGATCACGaataaacaatttgaatttgaaagatACAAACACCTTTCAAAGCATCTTCTCTGTACTAAAGTCCACCAAATTGTCGTTAGATCCGTATGATATCAGCGTCTCGTCTCGAAGCGTGGCTGCATTCCGGCAAGCTGTGGCGTTGTGCGCAAGAGTTGTTGGCCTACGTGTGCTGCAACTGCGACGCCTGCGGGCCCACTGCGGCCAGGGACCACGAGGTCCTGGCGCAGCTGGCGCGCATGCGGCTCAAGACCAAACCGCTGCAGGCGGCCTACCAGGCTTGTCTTAGGTAAGGAAGATgaagatgacgatgatgataaaGACTTCTAGACATACCTAGATATTATTAATCTGTAGTTTGAGCAATacataatactagcttctgatcgcgacttcgtccgcggaaaattaataaaaatagggtTGTATtgcccctaacatttagggggatgaaaaatagatgttggccgcacaaaaaaaaatcatcaaaatcggtcaagccgtttcggaggagtacggcaacgaaaactgtgacacgagaattttatatattagaattttaaaattttatatatgtgTGAATGAATTCCTCATTCCTCTATTCAAGCAGTGGACATATTTCTACTGTTGATTAAGTTCAAATCATACCCAAACGCTATTAGATTGCTTTGGACACCATATGATGTGGATTTAAAACCACTACGAGAATGTTTGCTGTAACATCTTTACTtctaatatttaagtattttcaaCGTTTGCCGTCTTTCAACTGATGACAATGATAGTTTACCTATTTAACTGAGCTATGTTTATGTCCCCCAGAGAGATGGTGTCGGACAGCCCGCCACTCCTGCGCAGCGTGGTGACGCACACGATCTACAACGAGCTGTCCAACGTGCGCTCGCCCAACAACATGGCGGTGCTGGCCGCGCTCATACAGGCGCAGCCGCAGCAGGTCCCCGCCGCCATGGCAGACACCTACCAAGTACGTTGTATAGTCATGTttaacacatcaagctatacaatacCAGTATAAGTTGACCTGTGATTGTGCGGGaatatcatacaaagcgagaccatgttAAATTGGatctttataatttaatttgtgcTAAAGATTTGCATTAAAATTCCCTACTGTATGGTGAAATAAAATGCACtgctttaattatttcaattttctatTGTCCT contains these protein-coding regions:
- the LOC118275838 gene encoding ATP synthase-coupling factor 6, mitochondrial; translated protein: MLTSRLLGGVKVAQTSVMVTRNLAAAQKATDPIQQLFLDKIREYKQKSAGGKMEVSPAIAKEMKQELEKLEKQYGGGSGVDMTSFPTFKFEEPKLDPINETAAK